Proteins found in one Taeniopygia guttata chromosome 27, bTaeGut7.mat, whole genome shotgun sequence genomic segment:
- the LOC100218808 gene encoding somatotropin, whose amino-acid sequence MARGSWLSPLAIAVITLGLQWPQAAATFPAMPLSSLFANAVLRAQHLHLLAAETYKEFERSYIPEDQRHTNKNSQVAYCYSETIPAPTGKEDAQQKSDMELLQFSLVLIQSWLTPVQYLSKVFTNNLVFGTSDRVYEKLKDLEEGIQALMRELEERSPRGPQVLKPTYEKFELHLRGEEALVKNYGLLSCFKKDLHKVETYLKVMRCRRYGEGNCAL is encoded by the exons ATGGCTCGAG GGTCCTGGCTCTCTCCTCTGGCCATTGCTGTGATCACCCTGGgactgcagtggccacaggcagCTGCCACCTTCCCGGCCATGCCCCTGTCCAGCCTGTTTGCCAACGCTGTGCTGAGGGCTCAGCACCTTCACCTCCTGGCTGCCGAGACCTACAAGGAGTTT GAACGCAGCTACATCCCAGAGGATCAAAGGCACACCAACAAAAACTCCCAGGTAGCCTACTGCTACTCAGAAACCATCCCTGCTCCCACGGGGAAGGAGGATGCCCAGCAGAAATCA GACATGGAGCTTCTCCAGTTTTCCCTGGTTCTCATCCAGTCCTGGCTGACCCCAGTACAGTACCTGAGCAAGGTGTTCACAAACAACTTGGTTTTTGGCACCTCAGACAGGGTGTATGAAAAGCTAAAGGACCTGGAAGAAGGGATCCAAGCTCTGATGAGG gagctggaggagcggAGCCCGCGGGGCCCGCAGGTGCTCAAACCCACCTACGAGAAATTCGAGCTCCACCTGCGCGGCGAGGAGGCACTGGTCAAGAACTACGGGCTGCTGTCGTGCTTCAAAAAGGACCTGCACAAGGTGGAGACCTATCTGAAGGTGATGAGATGCCGGCGCTACGGAGAGGGGAACTGCGCCCTCTGA
- the LOC140680705 gene encoding uncharacterized protein — protein sequence MMLGNFQNQSGLDRDLRVRIEVAGREQEFMVDTGATHSVLNKRLGPLSDTTVQVIGATGQLEERPFLQPLSLKFGGKELDHQFLYMPNCPQPLFGRDLLFLLNAKILFEGGRVKLEIPDEEIGKIFVIREVDPAPIPDEISNAVVPWVWETGTPGKSKAAHPVVIELKEGAKPVRVKQYPIKLEARRGVAPMITQFVTQVLQHF from the coding sequence ATGATGCTTGGAAATTTTCAGAATCAGAGCGGACTAGACCGGGATTTGAGGGTAAGAATAGAGGTAGCTGGAAGGGAACAGGAGTTTATGGTTGACACAGGAGCCACACATTCAGTTTTGAATAAGCGATTAGGACCCCTTAGTGACACCACGGTACAGGTAATAGGGGCTACGGGTCAATTAGAGGAAAGACCCTTTTTGCAACCCTTAAGTTTAAAGTTTGGAGGAAAGGAATTAGACCACCAATTTTTATATATGCCAAATTGCCCCCAGCCTTTATTCGGGCGGGACCTACTATTTTTGTTGAAtgccaaaatattatttgagGGAGGCCGTGTTAAATTGGAGATTCCAGATGAGGAGATTGGGAAAATTTTTGTAATTCGAGAAGTGGATCCAGCTCCAATCCCTGATGAAATTAGTAATGCCGTGGTGCCTTGGGTATGGGAAACGGGAACCCCCGGGAAATCCAAGGCGGCACACCCAGTTGTGATAGAGTTGAAAGAAGGGGCAAAACCGGTGAGAGTTAAACAGTACCCCATTAAATTAGAGGCCCGAAGGGGGGTGGCTCCAATGATCACTCAATTTGTAACCCaagtgttgcagcatttttga